A genomic region of Oncorhynchus mykiss isolate Arlee chromosome 2, USDA_OmykA_1.1, whole genome shotgun sequence contains the following coding sequences:
- the LOC118936886 gene encoding spore wall protein 2-like, translating into MAHGRKSEKITRILGPSPPSCPGHAGFIEKKPGTIRRILATSPPPCPGPTGSTEESNEGPHNEGPQKERPQSLRSKGPPPCLGPLSTGEPTNEGLMSLLMSLSSKGPTEGPHNGPRSLKSEDHPQHSQSTSIEELDNNNDERTPGPAAPVPVPASATQAHPNQAYSHLTQAQNYPQQPDAQSHPRHPQQHCRESPNSPSTRPTSDSPSSQESKPRTVKPPPVLTSANPNQPCLISPSGSPLPVPATASVSSEPPLNQPGDTIIPDSMDEEEEEEEEDSCSEYDNVGSDAEGVEQDIDQVLQVEDQSMQVRYYKHYPEPQDGSYVETEDGIYVEHQDRTYAEHQDRTYVQHQDRTYVECEDRTYVEHQDRTYVECEDRTYVEHQDRTYAEHQDRTYAEHQDRTYAEHQDRTYVEHQDRTYVEHQDRTYVECEDRTYIEHEDGTYVECEDGTYCPKDDSYVEGSVEGNSLEGDGSSTGQCKHTRSLYGPESEEMVMYNERLETHTNPCISSEHQFSDNPCHASKAGDEEEKGNVEVQEEEVEGQEEVEGQKGQEEGQKLQEQVEGQEEVEGQKGEEEVEGQKGQEDVKGQKGEEERKSGM; encoded by the exons ATGGCTCAtgggaggaagtcagagaagaTCACCAGAATCCTGGGGCCCAGCCCTCCATCCTGCCCTGGCCATGCTGGATTCATAGAGAAAAAGCCAGGGACTATTAGGAGAATATTGGCCACCAGCCCTCCACCCTGCCCTGGACCCACAGGATCCACAGAAGAGTCTAATGAAGGACCTCATAATGAAGGACCTCAGAAAGAAAGACCACAGAGTTTGAGGAGTAAGGGCCCTCCGCCCTGCCTTGGCCCCTTATCCACAGGGGAGCCTACTAATGAAGGACTGATGAGCCTACTGATGAGTCTGAGCAGCAAAGGCCCAACTGAAGGACCTCATAATGGGCCTCGGAGTCTGAAGAGTGAGGACCATCCTCAGCACTCTCAGAGCACCAGCATTGAGGAGCTGGACAATAACAATGACGAGAGGACCCCTGGCCCTGCAgcacctgtccctgtccctgctagTGCAACACAGGCCCACCCAAACCAAGCCTACAGCCACCTGACTCAGGCCCAGAACTACCCTCAGCAGCCAGATGCCCAGTCCCATCCCCGACatccccagcagcattgcagagAGAGTCCAAACAGCCCCAGCACCAGGCCCACCTCTGACTCCCCATCCAGTCAGGAGAGCAAGCCCAGGACTGTTAAACCACCACCTGTCCTTACCAGTGCCAATCCTAACCAGCCGTGTCTGATTAGTCCCTCCGGTTCACCTCTTCCTGTCCCTGCTACAGCTAGTGTCTCCTCTGAGCCCCCGCTGAACCAGCCCGGTGACACCATTATCCCTGACAGCatggatgaggaggaagaggaggaggaggaggacagctgCTCAGAGTATGACAACGTGGGTTCGGACGCGGAGGGTGTGGAGCAAGACATTGATCAGGTACTACAGGTGGAAGACCAGAGTATGCAGGTGAGGTACTACAAACACTATCCTGAGCCTCAGGATGGAAGTTATGTAGAGACTGAGGATGGCATCTATGTGGAACACCAAGACAGAACCTACGCGGAACACCAAGACAGAACCTACGTGCAACACCAAGACAGAACCTACGTGGAATGTGAAGACAGAACCTACGTGGAACACCAAGACAGAACCTACGTGGAATGTGAAGACAGAACCTACGTGGAACACCAAGACAGAACCTACGCGGAACACCAAGACAGAACCTACGCGGAACACCAAGACAGAACCTACGCGGAACACCAAGACAGAACCTACGTGGAACACCAAGACAGGACCTACGTGGAACACCAAGACAGAACCTACGTGGAATGTGAAGACAGAACTTACATAGAACACGAAGACGGAACCTACGTGGAATGTGAGGATGGTACCTATTGCCCCAAGGATGACTCCTATGTGGAGGGTAGTGTGGAGGGGAACAGCCTGGAGGGGGATGGGAGCAGCACTGGACAATGCAAACACACCAGGTCACTGTACGGACCTGAGTCTGAGGAAATGGTTATGTATAATGAAAGACTAGAGACACATACAAATCCCTGTATCTCATCTGAGCATCAGTTCAGTGACAATCCATGTCATGCCTCCAAGgctggagatgaggaggagaaagggaatgtggaggtgcaggaggaggaggtggaggggcaggAGGAAGTGGAGGGGCAGAAGGGGCAGGAGGAGGGGCAGAAGTTGCAGGAGCAGGTGGAGGggcaggaggaggtggaggggcagaagggggaggaggaggtggaggggcagAAGGGGCAGGAGGATGTGAAGGggcagaagggggaggaggag aggaagAGCGGGATGTGA